Sequence from the Mobula hypostoma chromosome 11, sMobHyp1.1, whole genome shotgun sequence genome:
CTGGAAATCTGGAAATACTTGGTAGGGGCCTAGATAATAAACTGCTTTATTACTCCTATTATCCAACCTTACTGCTTTCCACCTAATCATAGACTACACTGAAAATTGTAGTGTGTTGCTGTTGGGCTTGCTCAGCATGCCAAACTACACAAATggaaacaaaaaaatacaaacagaACAAAATGCCAGTTTAATTTAACCAGATCTTTTTCCAACTGTGAAATATCATTGACTTAATTGTTTTCCTCCACATACCTTttcccagcattttcagtttcatCCCAATGCATTAAATAACTTAACTGAACTAGCAGAACATACTTTCAGTTGTTCTATTATATGTCTTCAACATGTAATagaaaaaatacattttaaaagagCAAATTACAATCTCAAGCAATTTTCTGTTGTTTTAATGCAAGTAACAGGTCTGTCCATATGCTGATGCCCCATACTTCAAAATCTCCATCCTTAGTTTTCAAAGAGTTCAACATCTCTCGCGTCGACTCCTTCGTTTGTGCCGGCGCCTGCAAGAGACTGGAAAAGTGTTGCAGCAATCTCTCCCAGTCTTGTTCGGGAAACTCTTCGTGCATCCAGCGGCCGCTCCTCGCGTCGTACCGCATACGGCGGGCCCACTGTTGCAGGAAATCCACGTACTCTCGCGCGAAGGCCGGCTCTTGCGCCGCGAGCAGGACCAACACCGAGCAGGGCAGCGCGCGACAGGCGGCGCTCAGCGCGCGACTGTTGCCTAGCAACCACCGCAACGCTCGCGGTTGCGCCTCGACGCCCGCAGCCGATAGCAGCGCGGCGAACGCCCGCCAGGAGTCGGCGTCCCCGCCGCCACCAGACACAGTCCGCTGCCAAACCTCCTGCTCCGGTAATTCCCACCTCTGTTCCCCCAAGCGCTGGCGCAGTACCTCCGCTTGCGTTTCGGCCACGGGCTGGCGTTCCGTCGGATCCTCGCCGGGGCCTGCGGCGCTCTGCCTGCACGCCTGAAGAACCCGCGCCGCCGCCGTCAGCCGGGCCGCGCGTCTCAGCGACGTCGTCACGGCCGCCCGACTACTGCCCGCACTTCGGTACCAAGAGGCGGCCCGGTGGAAAGCAGCGGCCGAGGCCGCCGGGTTGCACAGTAATGCCTGACTGAGCATCTCCTGGCCCCGGCTCAGTTCCTCGAGTCGCAAGCCGCGGTACCACGGCAGCGGGTGGTCGGTACGGCGACCCGGGAGATTCAGCTGCCGGCGCAAGGCCGCTTGCGCGCTCCTGTTCCCCTCCAGCCGCAAGGCCAGCTGCTGGAAATAGCAGGCCCATTGGAATGCTCGGGTCACCACCGCCTCATCCCAGTGGCTAGCCCACGGGCTCCTCGCTACCGCCAGCACCTCAGCGAACCGGTCCAGGTTCTCCAGCATCGCCTCCATGTCTTCACGCTTCCCCGAACTCACTTCGAAGCGCGCGCGCTGCCACCCCATTGGCTACTTGCAGCTTCACTTCCTTGATCGCGTGCATTCTGCGCATGCTCTCCAAGGCTGTGATTGCCTTTAACGTTTGCTCCCCAAACGCAGTGGATAGATTCCCGTTAACATGCTGAGCCCTGTTGTATGGTGTTGAATAGCTAGTGTGGAGGGTAGTGCAATGTAACTCAGTGTTTTAGAagttaaaaacattttttttgagGAGGGCAATGATTTTTTCTTTCACATAAGTATATCCAACTCCCAGCAAacagtatgctggaggaactctgcaagtcgaCCAGCGTCTCTGGGAGGAAGACAATGGCCGACATTTCGTGTCGATACCCTGTATCGGGACTACCCAACTCCAGTCGCTCTTTCAATTTTCCATCTGCTTCTCAGTCCTCCTCACGTAGATCTACCTATTACTAGCTAGCTCTTGCTTTATTTCTTCCCTTAACCTTTTAGGCCAGTTGAAGGGTCCCGAACTGAAATGTCGATtggccatttccctccatagatgctgcctctgcTTGACTCCTGTGTTCCTCCTGCACATTGTAGGTTGCAGCAGTTTTTGGATGCCTGTGTTTTAACATTGCATTCtcaaatacaggttgagtaccccttattcaAAATGCTTGAGGCTGGAAGTGTTTCAGTTtaaggattttggaatatataataagATAGTTTGCAGTTGCCATAATTTCTGACTCAGTTTTTCTGCAACCAGTAAGCGGTCTTTGTTTTACACTTGTTCACTGTATTGGTGCAGCTGTTCAGAGTGTTAGATTTTCAACAGCGACGATCTTGggaaactcatcaatgaatttttcGATTACTTTGTAATCAACATTCgttttatcaccacaaatctttataATTTTAAcgcttaaatttctgcaacctgtTGAATATTCAGAATTACCTTCGATTTCCAGTTTGTTGtaaatctttgcttgtttcatggtcTGCGTACCGTTAAGTACCACATGTTCACTCCAGCGCTaacaaatccactctttcaatgcacgatcaagatcttcattttcactttatgcagtgctTTTCTATTTTTCAGTAAcgtctgttcattacatatgtgagatcACTTTTGAAAGATATCTATACTGTAATGCACAAGACCTGCACGTCACgtgggaaccttcccagcgccttgtggaattttctattAGTGACATCATGTCATTGCTCAAAAAAAATTTGGATTTTGGAgattttcagataaggggtactcaacccaTATCAGGAATTGCTATCAGTTTAACCTTATTATGATGTAAAATCACTGATAGTTACACTGAATTGTGAACACTGCAGAAATTCTGGGCTATATTTCTTCTTAATATGATAAAGGGTGATCTGGTTTTTAATGTTTGCAATTACAACCTTTTTTTTTCCTGGGTCCTTTAAAGAACAGATATTATTGATAAGATTATTTTGCAAAGTGTAGAGCTCCTGTATTTACTCAAGTAAAATCAAACTTTTGTGTTAACAATTGAACTTTCTGGAAAATATGCACCTTTAATAAAATAACATGAGTTACAGTATCTTTCAGTGCTTGTTTTCTAATTTATGGCCTTGCAGCATCCTCTAAGAGCTCTGCAATCTTCCATTCTGTATTCTTGTGAGTACATTTTATTTTGGCAATTAAACTGCATCCCCTTAGGCATTAAACTCTGGAATTCTAGTCTCTGATTTACTGCAGTGAATTACATCTTCATTATATAACTGCACTTTCTTCTGCTGCCTCTGCCTCcgagcctatttctttggcaaggactcgcCACCCTGCACCAATGactccttctcccatcttcatccCTCCTATTCCTGcgcaccccgctctggtcttctgcctgctgatCTTTTACTACCAACTGCCGacaagacatcaaccatctcaacttcaacactcctctctccaaatccaacctcactccttctgaacgcgttgctctccactccctccaaacTAACCCTAacttcaccatcaaacccacagataaagggggtgctgtagtagtctggcatactgacctctgcATTGCTGGGGCCCAGCGACAACTCTCAGATACCTACTCTCACTTAGCACTTGAACAGGACCCCAATAAGGAGCAccagaccattgtctcccacaccatcaccgaccttattaactctggggttCTCCCATCCACCGCCACCAACCTCATGGTTCCCGTGCCCAgtacctcccgtttctacctcctacccaagatccccAATCATGCTTTtctaggtagacccattgtttcaacttgttcctgccccactgaactcatatttgCATACCTTAAGTCTATTTTATCCCCCATAGtttagtcccttcctacctatagcCGTGACATGgtttggatcttttcaatgatttcaagttctctggcccccatcatcttattttcactatggatgcccagtccctatacagctccattccccaccaggaaggcctcaaaactctccatttctttctggacaccagacccaactagTTTCCCTCCACTACCGTTTTCCTCCATATAGCGGAActtgtccttactcttaataatttctcctttggctcctcccacttccttcaaacaaaaggtgtagccttgggcacttgcatgggtcccagctatgcccgcCATTATGtgggctacatggaacagtctatgttccaggcctacactggtgtctgtcccccacttttcctacactatTTCAATGACTGTGTTGTTGCTGCTTCCTGCAGCCATGCAGAGTTTGTCAACTTCATCatcttgcctccaactttcacccagcccccaaatttacctggtccatttctgacacctccctcccctttcttgatctctctgtctctgtttctggagacagcttatctactgatgcctATTATAAATCCATAGACTCTCGCATCTATCTGGACTAtacttcccaccctgttacttgtaaaaacgccacccccttctctcaattcctccatctccactgtatctgctctcaggatgaggcttttcattctaaaaTGGGAATGTCCTTCAAAGAAAAGAGagtcccttcctccaccatcagtgctgccctcaaccacatctttaACATTTCATGCATGcctgccctcatcccatcctcccaccaccctactagagatagggttcctcttgtccccacctaccaccccaccagcctccatgtccagcacagaattctctgtaacttccgccatctccagcaggagcccaccaccaagcacatctttccctccccctcccacttcctgctttccacagagttcactccctacacaactcccttggtgttcacctggcggagaatctcacctggtccctcaacaccagctccatagtaaagaaagcccagcagcatctctgctttctgcgaaggctgagaaaagtccatctcccacccgccatcctcaccacattctacagaggttgtattgtgAGCATCCTGAGTAGCTGCattcactgcctggttcggaaattgcaccatctcggatcgcaagaccctgcagcggatagtgaggtcagctgagaagatcatcgggatctctcttcctgccattagagacatttacaccacacgctgcatccgtaaagcaaacagcattatgaaggaccccacgcacccctcatacaaactcttctccctcttgccatctggcaaaaggcaccgaagtattcgggctctcacgaccagacgatgtaacagtttcttcccccaagtcatcagactccttaatacccagagcctggactgacaccaacctactgccctctactgtgcatattgtcttgtttattatttatcgtaatgcctgcactgttttgtgcactttatgcagccctgggtaggtctgtagtctagtgtagttttgtgttttatgtagttcggtgtaatttttgtattgttcatgtagcaccatggtcctgaaaaacgtctcgtttttactgtaacgcacatcaaagttgctggtgaacacagcaagccaggcagcatctctaggaagaggtacagtcgacgtttcgggccaagaccctttgtcaggactaactgaaagaagagctagtaagagatttgaaagtgggagggggaggggagatccaaaatgataggagaagacaggagggggagggatggagccaagagctggacagttgatatgagaggatcatgagacaggaggcccagggagaaagaaaagtgtgggggggaaacccagaggatgggcaaggggtatagtcagagggacagagggagaaaaagaatgtgtgtatatatataaataaataacggatggggtacgagggggaggtggggcattagcagaagtttgagaagtcaatgttcttgccatcatgttgaaggctacccagacagaatataaggtgttgttcctccaacctgagtgtggcttcatctttacagtagaggaggccgtggatagacatatcagaatgggaatgggatgtggaattaaaatgtgtggccactgggagatcctgttttctctggcagacagagtgtaggtattcagcgaaacgatctcccagtctgcgtcgggtctcgccaatatatagaaggccacatcgggagcaccggatgcagtatatcaccccagccaactcacaggtgacatgtcgcctcacctggaaggactgtctgtggccctgaatggtggtgagggaggaagtgtaagggcatgtgtagcacttgttccgcttacaaggataagcgctaggagggagatcagtggggagggatgggagggacgaatggacaagggagtcgcgtatggAGAGATCCCGGCGGAAAacggggcgggggggaggaggaaaagatgtgcttagtggtgggatcccgttggaggtggtggaagttacggagaataatatgttggacccggaggctggtggggtgataggtgaggacagagcctctcgtttttactgtgtactgtaccagcagttatggtcgaaaggagaataaaaagtgacttgacttgacttgtccattcatccctccccactgatctccctcttggcactccTCCCTGCAAGCGGAGATGCCACgcttgcccctacaccttctccctcaccaccattcagggccccaaacagtcattccaactgaggcaacacttcacctgtgaagctgctggggtcatatactgtgtgtgGCGCTCCTGGTGAGGCCTCCTGTATAACGGTGAGACCTGACTAAGGACCTCGCTGAggacctacactccatctgccagaagaagtgggcaGTTGCCAGTTGCCACctattttatttccatttcccattgccattccgatatgtctatccatggcctcctctactgtcgtgatacagccacactcagattggaggaacaacaccttatattctgtctgggtagtctccaacctgatggcatatacATCtacttctcgaacttctggtaatgccccccatcctcaacattccccatccccttttccctctctcaccttatctctttgcctccCCATTGTCTCCCTTTGgtattccatggtcttctgttctttcctatcagactccccccttctcgagccctgtatctccttcacctatcaactaaccagc
This genomic interval carries:
- the fancf gene encoding Fanconi anemia group F protein; the protein is MGWQRARFEVSSGKREDMEAMLENLDRFAEVLAVARSPWASHWDEAVVTRAFQWACYFQQLALRLEGNRSAQAALRRQLNLPGRRTDHPLPWYRGLRLEELSRGQEMLSQALLCNPAASAAAFHRAASWYRSAGSSRAAVTTSLRRAARLTAAARVLQACRQSAAGPGEDPTERQPVAETQAEVLRQRLGEQRWELPEQEVWQRTVSGGGGDADSWRAFAALLSAAGVEAQPRALRWLLGNSRALSAACRALPCSVLVLLAAQEPAFAREYVDFLQQWARRMRYDARSGRWMHEEFPEQDWERLLQHFSSLLQAPAQTKESTREMLNSLKTKDGDFEVWGISIWTDLLLALKQQKIA